GTGATGAGCGAGGAAGGGCTGCCGCCCAAGGAGGCCACCCGACGTTCGATGGACCAGATCACCAGCGCGCTGGTCGGCATCGGCTTGGTCCTGTCGGCGGTGTTCGTGCCGATGGCCTTCTTCGGTGGCTCGACCGGCGTGATCTATCGCCAGTTCTCGATCACCATCGTGTCGGCGATGGCGCTGTCGGTGCTGGTGGCGATCGTATTCACTCCGGCCCTGTGCGCGACCATCCTGAAGCCGGTGGAGAAGGGCCACGAGCATGGCGAAGGCGGCCTGTTCGGCAGGTTCTTCCACTGGTTCAACCTCAAGTTCGACCGCAGCACCAAGGGCTACGAGACGGCTGTCGGTGGCATCCTCAAGCGCAGCGTGCGCTTCCTCGCCATCTACGTCGCCATCGTCGCGGTGCTCGGCCTGCTCTTCGTGCGCATGCCGACCTCCTTCTTGCCCGAGGAAGACCAGGGCGTGATCTTCAACCAGATCATGCTGCCGGCTGGCGCCACCAAGGAGCGCACGCTCGGTGTCATCGAGAAGGTGGAACAGCACTTCCTCGAGAACGAGAAGGACACGGTCAAGGCAGTGTTCACCGTCGCCGGCTTCAGCTTTGGCGGCACTGGCCAGAACATGGGCATTGCCTTCGTGAACATGCGCCACTGGGACGAACGCCAGGCGCCAGGCATGGACGTGAAGTCCGTCGCCGCCCGCGCGATGGGCGCCTACCAGCAGATCCGCGAGGCGATGGTGTTTGCCTTCGTGCCACCGGCGGTGATCGAGCTCGGCACCTCGGGCGGCTTCACCGTGCAGATGCAGGACCGCTCCGGCCTCGGCCACGATGCCTTGCTCGCCGCGCGCAACCAGTTCCTCGGCATGGCGGCGCAGGACAAACGCCTGGTCGGCGTGCGGCCAAATGGTCAGGAGGACACGCCCGAGCTCAAGCTCGACATCGACCACGCCAAGGCTGGTGCGCTGGGCGTGTCGATCGCCGACATCAACGAGACCCTGTCCACCGCCTGGGGGGGCAGCTACATCAACGACTTCCTCGACCGCGGCCGCATCAAGAAGGTGTATCTGCAGGGCGACGCCCCCGCACGCATGACGCCCGAGGACCTCGACAAATGGTACGTGCGCAACAAGGCCGGTGACATGGTGCCGTTCTCGGCCTTCGCCACCTCGTACTGGGCCTTCGGCTCGCCGCGCCTGGAGCGCTTCAACGGCCAGCCGTCGATGGAGATCCTCGGTCAGGCTGCACCGGGCTTGTCGTCGGGCGAGGCGATGCAGGCCGTGGAGGACATCATGGGCAGGATGCCGCCGGGCATCGGCTACGACTGGTCCGGTACTTCGTACGAGGAACGCCGCTCCGGCTCGCAGGCGCCGGCGCTCTACGCCCTGTCCCTGCTGGTGGTCTTCCTGTGCCTGGCGGCACTGTATGAGAGCTGGTCGGTGCCCTTCGCGGTGATGCTGGTGGTGCCGCTCGGCGTGCTCGGTGCGCTGCTTGCCGCCACTGGTCGCGGCATGTCCAACGACATCTACTTCCAGGTCGGCCTGCTCGCCACCATCGGCCTGTCGTCGAAGAACGCGATCCTGATCGTGGAGTTCGCCAAGGCGCAGATGGAGGAGGGCAAGGACCTGATCGCTGCCACGCTGACGGCGGTGCGCATGCGACTGCGCCCGATCATCATGACTTCGCTCGCATTCGGTTTCGGTGTGCTGCCGCTGGCGACGGCCACCGGCGCCGGTGCCGGCAGTCAGAACGCGATCGGCACCGGCGTGCTGGGCGGCACCATCGCCGCCACCCTGCTCGGCCTCTTCTTCGTGCCGCTGTTCTACGTCGTGATCAAGCGCATCTTCCCGGACAAGCCGCGCGAGGGTGCGGATGCTGTGTCCGTTCCGGCCGCTCAGGAGGGCCGCTGACATGAGAGTTCCGATGACTCCGCTTTCGGTTCGCGTTCGCAGCCTCGTGGTGGCGCTGTCCGCCGCCACGCTCGGTGCGTGCTCGATGATCCCCGCGTATGAGCGGCCGGCCGCGCCGGTACCCGCCAGCTTCCCGCAGGCGGCCCCGGCCGAGGCTTCGGCCGCCACGCAGCAGGCCGAGGCCATCGCCTGGCGTGACTACTTCGCCGATGCCCGCCTGCGCGAGGTGATCGCCCTGGCGCTGCAGAACAACCGCGACCTGCGCGTCGCCGCGCTCAACATCGAGCGCGCGCGGGCGCAGTACGGCATCCAGCGTGCCGACCTGTTTCCGACCATCACCGCCGGCGGCGGGCAGAGCGCGCAGCGCGTGCCGGGCGACCTGAACAGCTCGGGCGAGTCTGTCGTCAGCCGTCAGTACAGCGCCAACCTCGGCTTCGCCGCCTACGAACTCGACTTCTTCGGCCGCGTCCGCAGCCTGGAGGAACAGGCGCTGCAGGTCTATCTCGGCACCGAGGAGGCACGCCGCAGCGCCCAGATCAGCCTGGTGGCCGAAGTCGCCAACGCCTGGCTGCGCCTGGCGGCCGACCGCGAGCGCCTCGCGCTGGCGCGCAGTACCTTTGAGACCCGGCAGAAGTCCTTCGAGCTGACGCAGCGCAGCTTCGACGCCGGCGCAGTTTCGGCGCTGGACCTGCGCCAGGCCGAGACCCTGCTGCAAACCGCGCGCGCCGATGCCGCCCGTTACGCCGCGCTGGTGGCGCAGGACGAGAACGCCCTGGCGTTGGTCGTCGGCGCGGGCGTGTCGGCGGAACTGCTGCCGCAGGGGCTCGATGCGGCGATCGCCAGCGTGGCCGTGCTGCCCGCCGGCGTGCCGTCCGAAGTGCTGACCCGCCGTCCCGACGTCGTCCAGGCCGAATATGCCTTGCGCGCGGCGAATGCCAGCATCGGCGCGGCGCGCGCGGCCTTCTTCCCGTCGATCACGCTCACCGCTACGGTTGGCACCGCTAGCGCCTCGCTCGACGGCCTGTTCGAGAGCGGATCGCGTGCGTGGAGCTTCATGCCGCAGATCCGCATCCCGATCTTCGAGGCTGGCCGCCTGCAGGCCAGCCTGGACGTGGCCGAGATCCAGCGCGACATCACTATCGCGCAGTACGAGAAGGCGATCCAGTCGGCCTTCCGCGAGGTCGCCGACGCGCTGGCCGATCGCGCCACGCTGGCCGAGCAGCTCGACGCGCGGCGCAAGCTGGTCGAGGCCACGCAGAAGAGCTTCGAGCTGTCCGAGGCGCGCTACAAGGGCGGGGTCGACAGCTACCTGAACCTGCTCGACGCGCAGCGCAGCCTCTATGCCGCCGAGCTCGAGCTGATCTCGGTCCGCCTGTCCGATGCCACCAACCGGGTTGCGCTATACAAGGCGCTGGGTGGAGGCTGGCAGTGAGCACCACACCCGCCGCCGAGGACCATCGCATCCCGGTGACGGTCCTCACCGGCTTCCTCGGCGCCGGCAAGACGACGCTGCTGAACCACCTGCTGCGCCAGCCCGAGATGGACGGCTGCGCGGTGCTGATCAACGAGTTCGGCGAGGTCGGGGTCGACCACCATTTGGTCGAGAAGGTGGACGAGACCCTCGTCGTGCTCGATTCGGGCTGCATCTGCTGCAGCGTGCAGGGCGATCTGGTGCGGGCGCTGAAGAGCCTTTTCATGCGCGCATTGCGACGCGAGCTGAAGGGCCTGAAGCGCGTGCTGATCGAGACGACCGGGCTCGCCGATCCGGCGCCGGTGATCCACACGCTGATGTCCGATCCCTTCCTCGGCGAGCGTTATCGCATCGACGGCGTGGTGACGGCGGTCGATGTCACGCATGCCGTGGATCAGCTCGCCACGCACGCCGAGGCCGTGCGACAGGTGGCGATGGCGGATCGCCTGCTGCTGACCAAGTGCGATCTGGCCGACGAGGCCGGGCGCGGGGCGCTGGCGGAACGGCTGGCGGCGCTGAATCCGGGTGCGCGCCAGATCGAGGTGGCGCAGGGCGTTGTGGCGCCGCATGCGCTGTTCGAGTGCGGGCTGTACGACGCGGCCGGCAAGCACCCGGACGTCGCCGCCTGGCTGGGCGAGGAAGCCGCGCGTGCCGCCCGCCAGCGCGCAGTGCGCGCGGCGCCGGTGTGGCGCAAGGCTGGGGCGCAGGCGGCGGTGCCCACGCACGACGCTGGCCCGCCGCGGCACGATGCGGGCGTCCGCAGCTTCGTGCTGACTTTCGATCAGCCCTTGTCGTGGTACGAGTTCTCGGATGGACTGGGCTTGTTGCTGCAGGTCTACGGCGCACGCATCCTGCGCCTCAAAGGGCTGCTCAATGTCGTGGGTGACCCGCTGCCGCGGGTGCTGCAGTGCGTGCAGCACAGCCTGTATCCGACGACCAGCCTGCCGGCCTGGCCCGGCACGCCGCCCTACGATGACCGCCGCAGCCGGCTCGTCTTCATCGTGCGCGACCTGTCCGAGGACGAAGTCGTCGCCATTCTGGGCAGCTTCACCGGCCAGCAGCCGCTGCGCGCCGACTGACGACCGCCGCGCCGCGCGCGCGGCCGCTCATTCGCAGGCGGCGCGGCATTCGCCGCTGGTGCAGTCTTCCACTTCGATCTTGCACGCGGCCTTGGTGCGATGCACCAGGCGGTGGTCGTTGTCGTAGTCGCACATCAGCCGTGTCAGGCTGCCCTTGCGTTCGACATGCATGCGCTTCGCGGGCGATGCGCGGATCGCGTCCGGGGCCATGTTGCACGACAGGTAGCCGTCGAAGCGGCCGTCGGCCGATTCCCACCGCGCTGTGTTTTTGACTTCGCGATAGTTCTCGAAGGTGGCGCAGGTCATGACGTCACGGCCGTATAGCCGGGCGTTGTCGCTGCAGAACCCCAGGTAGGTGTAGCGCAACTCCTCGTCTGTCGGGCACGCGGCGACCTGCGTTGCCGCAGACAGATCGGGGCAGCCCAAGGACTCGGCGCTGGCGGGAGCGCTCACGAGCAGGGCACCGAGCACGAGGGCAAGCAGGGAAGCAGTCGTAATCTTCATGGGGCCGGTTGCGGAGGGAAGTTGAAGGTGTCCTGCGAACCGGCCTTTTTTACCAGAACTTCCACCACCACTTGCGCTTTTTCATGGCGCTCTCGACGTGGTCGGACCATTGGGTCTCGCCGCCGTGGGCCATGAAGTGCACGCCGAAGCGCTTGTCGGCCTCGTTGATGTGCCGCATCAGCCAGACCTTGAGGAAGTGCAGCAGTTCGAAGGTGATCGCGGCCTGGCCGTTGTCGAGCTTCTCCTGCAGCGCCTGGACCTGGCCGATCAGATCCTCGTGGTTCTGCTTGTGCATCTCGAAGTCGGGATAGTTCGACACCCGCATCAGGCTTTCCTCGACGGCGAAGTGCGTGCGCGTGTAGTCGGCAAGCTTGTCGAGGATCTTGCGCGAGGTTTCCGAGCCATGATGCTCCTGGATCGCCGTGTGCAACTGGTTGAGCAGGTCGACGAGTTCCTTGTGCTGCTCGTCGATCTCCTGGATGCCGACACCGAATTCGTCGGTCCAGTGGAACAGTTCGGTTGTCATGGACGTCTCCGCAAATCAACAATGCCCGCAGGCTAGCCCGCACAGGCCGCCCTGGTTTGATCCTTGTCAAAGCCGGCGCTTTTTCGGCTGCTCTTGAGGGGCAAAACGGCGTCGTGCGAGGAATATGTCACGGTCGTGGCGCGGTGCCCGCGTGCGTTGCGCCGCAGGGCGGTCACGTGGTCGATGGCGTGGTCGGCAGCGCTGCGGATTGGCGGCGAGGTTGTTATCCTGTCATGGACTCACACGCCACCGACTCCTCTTGCTCCCATCCCGCTCGCTTACTCCCTTCGAATCCCGCTGGCTCGCCGAGGTGGTGCGCCGGCATGAGGAACGGCATGGGCCGCTGGACGACAGGGCTCAATGCCTCGCCGCGCGCGCGGCAGCGGCGGATCTCGAAACCCGTATCCTGCATCGGGCCGATGCGATCGGCGTGCGCGAAGGCTGGCGCGACGCCATCCTGCACTGGCACGGCCGTGCGCGGCTGGTGCTCGCGGTGGCGGCGGTGCTCGCACTGGTGTTCGGTTTCGGCGCGGCCGCCGGCGTGCTGGGGGACGGCAGCCGGCCGGTCAATGTGGTGTGGACGCTGGGCGGGCTGCTCGGCGTCAATCTCTTCAGCCTGCTGCTGTGGCTGGTGGCGACCGCGCTGCCCGTACGCGGCGGCATGTCCCTGCGGGGCGGTGCGTTGGGCGGGGTATGGCTGCGCGTGGTGGCGGTGCTGGATCGTTCGCCTGTCGCGGCCGCCGTGCTGCAGGCGCTCGTCGGTCTCACGGCTCGCACGCGTATCGCCCAATGGGGGCTGGGCTGCATCACGCATGCGCTATGGGCGCTGGCGCTGGCAGGGGCGGTGGCCGGCGTGCTCGCGCTGCTGGCCACGCGGCGCTATGGCTTCGTGTGGGAGACGACGATCCTGCCCGGCGAGCTTTTCGTCGGACTGACGACGGCGCTCGGCGCCTTGCCGTCCCTGGCCGGCTTCCCGGTGCCCGATCCGGCGACGATCGTTGCCAGTGGGGACGCCCCGATGCTGGACGAGGCGGGCCGGCGTGCGTGGGCCGGCTGGCTGATCGGTGCGCTACTGGCGTATGGGCTGTTGCCCCGGCTGCTGCTGGCCCTGGCCTGTGGCGGACTGTGGCTTGCGGCGCTGCGCCGGCTGAGGCTGGATCTGGCGCGGCCCGGCTATGCGCGGCTGCGGGCGGTGCTGATGCCGGACAGCGAACGCATCGGTGTGAGCGATCCCGAGCCTGCGATCATGCCGCGCCCGCTGCGCCATGCCGCTCATGCCGGCGCCAGCGGTACCGCCGCGCTGGTGGCGCTGGAGCTGGGGTCGGATGTGGCCTGGCCGCCGGCGCAGTTGCCCGCCACGCTGGATGCAGGACGCCTGGACAGCCGCGAACAGCGCCGCGCCGCGCTGAGCCGCTTTGCCGCCGACGCGCCGGGCCGCCTGCTCGTGGCGATTGATCCGCGCCGCACGCCCGACCGCGGCACGCTCGGGCTCATTGCCGAACTGGCCGAGCACGCCGCGGACACGCGCGTCTGGGCGCTTGGTGGCGATACCGCCCGTCTCGCGCTGTGGCGTGAGGGGCTCGCCCGGCTCGGTTTCGCGCCCGAGGCGCTGATCCTCGACGCTGCCGCGGCGCAGTGCTGGCTCGGCGGGCATGATGCGAGCGCAACGGAGGAGGCGAGGTGATGAGCGGCATCCTGCGCGTGGCCGTCGTCGGCCATACCAACACCGGCAAGACTTCGCTGCTGCGTACCCTGGCGCGCGACGTGGACTTCGGCGAGGTGTCGGATGCGGCGGGGACGACGCGCCACGTCGAGGGCCTGCGCCTGATGGCTGACGGCCGGCCGGCGGTCGAACTGTTCGACACGCCGGGCATGGAGGATGCGATCGCGCTGCTCGAGTTCGTCGATGCCCTGGCTGCCCCGGGCGAGCGGCTCGACGGTCCGGCGCGCATCGAACGCTTCCTCGCCACGCCCGATGCACACGGCCGCTTCGAGCAGGAGGCCAAGGTGCTGCGCCAGATGCTCGCCAGCGATGCAGCGTTGTACGTGGTCGATGCGCGCGACCCGGTGCTGCCCAAGCATCGCGACGAACTCGGTTTGCTGGCGGGCTGCGCGCGGCCCTTGCTGCCGGTGCTCAACTTCGTGGCCTCGCCCGAGGCGCGCGCGACCGACTGGCGCACAGCGCTGGCGCGGCTCAACCTGCATGCGGTGGTCAGCTTCGACACCGTGGCGCCCGCGCTCGACGGCGAGCGTGAGCTGTTCGAGACGCTGGCCACGCTGATGCACGACCACCGCCCGGCACTGCAGCGGCTGATGGACGCCCGTGTGCGCGAGGCCGAAGAGCGCCGCCGGGCGGCGCGGCAGCTGGTTGCGGCGCTGCTGCTCGAACTGGCTGCCTGCCGCGACCGTGTCGGCGACGCCTCCGACGCCGCACTGGCTGCGGCCGTCGCGCGCCTGCGCGATGCGGTGCGCCAGCGCGAGCAGGCCTGCGTCGATGCCTTGCTCCGCCTTTACCGTTTCCGCCCCGGCGACGCGCGCGCGAGCGAACTGCCGCTTACCGACGGGCGCTGGGACGACGACCTGTTCAATCCCGAGACCCTGCGCCAGATGGGCATCCGCCTGTCCACCGGCGTGGCCGCGGGCGCGGCGGCCGGAGTCGGCATCGACCTGATGACCGGTGGCCTCACGCTCGGCGCGGCCGCTGCGCTCGGCGCGGTGGCAGGCGGACTGTGGCAGACCTTTGGGCACTACGGCGAGCGCATCGCCGCCCGCCTGCGCGGCCACCGCGAACTGACGGTGGACGACGCCATCCTGCGTCTTGTGGCGCTGCGTCAGCACCAGCTGCTCGGCGCGCTCGAGGGGCGCGGCCATGCGGCGCTCGCGCCGATCGAGCTGAAGGGCGAGGCGGCGGTGGGCGACGATGTGTTCGACGAGGTCGCCGAAGCCTGGCGGGACGGGCCACTGCCTTATGCGCTGGAAAGGGCGCGTGCCCATCCCGAGTGGGCGCCGGGTGGTGGAGGCATGGCGCGTGACCGGGGGGGCGAAGGCGAGGGCGACGATGCGCGCGAGACCGCACTCGCCGAGCTGGCCGAGCGCTTGCGTTGAGCGCGGTGCCGCGCGGATTCGTCGTGCCGCGCTCAAGTCTTTGATCCGCCGGCCGTTAATACCCCAGCGTCGTTCTGCGCCTGAGGTGCCTGCTGTGAAAATCGCGTCATTCAATTTCGAGTTGCAATCGTCCCGCCAGTTCAGCCAGTCCTTCGAGACGAGCGAGCGGCTTGAGGTGTGGCGTGGCGATGCCGCCCTGTCCGAGGTCCGCCAGGACGGCGTGAACATCTCCGCCGCCGGCCGCGCCGCCCAGCTTGCGGATGCGGCCACTGCCGATACCCGGGCGGCGGATTCGGCCAGCCTGGACGATGCGGCCGAGCACGATCCGAAGCTGTCGATGCTGATCCGCATGATCGAGTTTCTCACCGGCAAGCCGGTGCAACGCTTCAGCGCGCGCGACCTGGAGCGCCTGCAGGCAGCCGACGCCGAGCTGTCGCCGGGTGGCGGCGGCCGTGCCGCGGGCGGTCAGGGCGTCGGCTTCGGCATGGCCTACGACTTCAGCGCCACCTACGCCGAGGCAGAGACCACCTCGTTCGCGGCCTCCGGGGTGGTGCGCACCGCGGACGGCGCGGAGATCCGCTTCGAACTGGGCTTCACGATGTCGCGCAGCTACAGCGAGTCGGTGTCGGCCAGCCTGCGCGTGGGCGAACCGCGCGTGAAGGACCCGCTGGTGCTCGATTTCGGCGGACCCGCGTCGGCCCTGTCCGACCTGCGCTTCGACTTCGATCTCGACGGCGACGGCACCAGGGAGAAGTTGCCGATGGTGGGGGGCACGGGCTTCCTCGCCTTCGACCGCAACGCCAACGGGCGCATCGACGACGGGCGAGAGCTCTTCGGTCCGGCGAGCGGCGACGGTTTTGCCGAACTCGCCGCGCTCGACGACGATGGCAATGGCTGGATCGACGAATCCGACGCGGCGTGGTCGCAACTGCGCGTCTGGCAGCCCGACGCCGAAGGTCGCGGCCGGGTGCAGACGCTGAAGGAGGCGGGCGTGGGCGCCTTCTACCTTGGCCGTGTCGACACGCCGTTCAGCCTGCGCAACGCCGCCAATGAAACGCTGGGCGAGATGCGGGCGAGCAGCATTTACCTGCGCGAGGACGGCCGCGCCGGCACCGTAAGCCAGATCGACCTCGCGGTCTGAGCACCCCGCCAGCGCGGCATGTGCCGCCGACCGCCGGCGGACCTGAGCCGTATCAAGGCGGGGGGCGGCAGGCTGAGGACAATGCAGGCTTCGTCCTCAATTGTGCCCGGAGCGTGCCTGTGAAATTCCCCGCCTTCTTCGACCAGGTTCCCACGCTGCGCGTGCGCGATGCGCTGGCGGCCTTTCTCGGCGCGGCCGATGATGGCCTGCTGGAGTACGGCTATGCCGACGCGGTCAAGCTCGCCGGTCATTCGTGCCCCACGGTCGCGTCCGCCTACGTGCTCGGCTGCCGCGCGCTGACCGCGCTGTATCCGGACAGCCTGCCCGAGCGCGGGGGCGTTCGCCTCGCCTTCGCCAGCCGCCTGGAGGAGGGGGTCACCGGGGTGACCGCCAGCGTACTCACCTTGCTCACCGGCGCTGCCCAGGACGGCGGCTTCAAGGGGATCGGCGGTCGGTTCGCGCGGCGCGGGCTGCAGGATTTCGGCCACGAACTGCCGTTGTCGGTCCGCGTCACCCGCACCGACACCGGCGCGGCGGTCGACGTCGCGTCCGACCTGTCGCACGTGCCGGCCCACCCGGACACCATGCTGCTGCTCGGCCGCTGCGTGCGCGGCGAAGCCGACGAGGCCGAGCGCCAACGCTTTGCCGCGCTGTGGCAGGACCGCGTTGCCCGCGTGCTGCTGCAGCACTGGGACGACGATGCCGTCTTCAGCGTGCGCGCCGCGGACTGAGCGACGCGCACTCGCGAGTCGCTACTCGCCGCGCGCCTGCTCGTCGTACAGCGAAGGCGTCACGCCCGCGCCGGCGAGGAACTCGCGCAACTGCTTGACCGCCTGCTTCGGAAAATCGCCGCCGTGGTGCGGATGGTGCAGGAAGAACTCGTGGCGGTTCAGCACCACCCGAAAGCGCGCGCCGTGGGCGGATTCGACGGTCGCGCCCAGATGGGTCAACAACGATTCGACCTCGCGCCAGTGCAGGTTGCCGCTGGGCGGCTCATGAAAGATCGCCTGCAGGATGCTGCGGTGCTTGTGGCTCATGCTGGCCTCCGTCTGAGGGCTGCGGTGTCCTCATCTTAGTCCCGCGCAGCCGGCGCATCACCCCGGCGCGAGGTGGGCAGCCGCCCGTTCCGACGCCACCAGGATCAGCTTCATCGTCGCCCGCGTCGCGCCGACGAAAAGCTTGCGCATGATCAGTTCGTCCATGGCCCCGTTCGTTGTCTCAAAGTCGATCTCGGTGAAGATGATGCAGGGCGCCGACTGGCCCTTGAAGCGATAGACCGAGTCGATCAGCAATTCGCCCTGCGAATGCTCGGGTTCGCCGAGCAGATCGTAGCGGCCGGTGAAGGCGCGCAGGCGGTGCGGGCCGAGGTGCTCCAGCGGGGTGAAGCGCGAGTGCTCGCGGCCGCGGAAGGTGAGCAGCACGATCATCTCGCGCCGGAAGCCCAGGCCCAGCGCGCGCGTGATGGCGCGCTTGGTCGCGTCCAGCAGGCTGGCGTCGTCGTGCCAGGCCAGCACCTCGGGCTCGCTGTCGGTTACCGGGCTGCCGGCGCGGATCGGAGCGGGCAGGGGCAGGCGGGCATTGAGCAGGGCGAGGACGTCGGCCGGCGTGCGGTAGTTGGTGTCGGCGGTGAGCCGCACCCAGCCGGGCAGCGCGACGGCGGGACGGTCGTACAGGTTCTGCAGCGGGTCTTCCAGCCACCACGCGCGGCCGCCGGGCTTGAGCAGGGCAAGCAGCGCGTCGCACCAGGGCTCCATGAAGTCCTGGCCTTCATCGATGATCAGCTCGTCGAACTGCCAGGCCGGCTCCGGTTGCGTCGTAACCAGCGCGGCGAAATCGGCCTCCATGCGGCGGAAGGCTCCCGGCGCGCCGAAGCGGGGCGGCCGGCCAGCATCGCGCAGGCGGCGGTCGCACAGCTGGTGGAAGGTGGCGACCTCGCCGCCAGCGGGGGCGATACGGGCGAAGTGGTCGGCCAGCGGACGGTTGTAGCAGACGTACAGCGGCCGGCGACCGGCGGTGAGCGCGTCGGTGTAGGCGGCCAGCGCGAGCTGGGTCTTGCCGCTGCCGGCGGTGGCGACGACGCGCAGGCGGTGCGGTGTCATGTCGATGCGGCGCGCCCATTCGGTCAGGCCGCCCGACAGCCGCGTGGTGAGGTCGTCGGCCTGGCCGGCATGGGCCTGCACGTCGGGCACCAGCTCCAGCACGTCGGCGAAGAAGCGGTGCAGCGCCTGCAGCCGGGCGGGCTCCGGTGGCGGGGCGCCGTCGTGGTGGGTCAGGCCTTGCACGGTGGCGAAGAAGGCCTCGCGCCGGCTCGCGTCGACGATGCGGGCCGGGTCAAGGCCGGCGCTGCCGGGCTGGCGCACCGTGTAGTCGGGGCAGTAGAGCAGGATCTCGAGTTGCGGTTCGGCCCCGTCGAGCAGCGGACGCAGCCGGGCGCGCAAGGCGTCGGCGCTGCGCGCAAGTTCGTGGCTGACAAGCTGGGGGCGACGACGACCGGGGCGCATCAGCCCCTGCGCGGTCTCGTCGAGGAAGCCAGCGTGTTGTTCGATCAGCAGCACGCGGCCGGTCGGGCCCATGACGACGAAGGCAATGTCGCCGAACACCAGGTGCGCGCCTTCGGCGCGTGTCCAGTGCAGGCCGTGGTAGATGGTCCAGTCGCGCGGCAACGTCGCGGCAAGCTGCTCGAGGGTGGCCCTCTCGCGACCACGGGCGCCGGTGGCGGGGAGCTGCTGCCAGCCTTCGGGGTGCGTGCGGGCCATGGCGCCTTCGGTCCTGGAAGCCCCGGAACACGGGGCGGGTTACTGAGTGCCGCAAGTTTAACAAGCTTGCGCTATCCTCCACGCCCAGCACCGGCCGCGCATCGGCGGCGTGCACCGGAGCCGGAATCCATGGAAACGCTGAAGGTCTTCATCACCCTGCTGGCCCTGATCAACCCCTTCGGCGCGATCCCGATGTTCCTCAGCCTGACGGCGGGCCAGTCGGCGCACGAGCGGCGGAGCACGATCAACACGGCGGCGATCGCCACCGCCATCGTCATCGGCGTGGCGGCACTGTTCGGCCAGGGACTGCTCGGGGTGTTCGGCATCTCGATTCCCTCGCTGCAGGTGGGCGGTGGCATCCTGCTGTTCATCCTTGCGCTGAACATGTTCAATGCCGAGCCGGGACGCATCCGCTCCACGCCCGAGGAGCAGCACGAGGCGGCCGAGCGCTCCAGCATCGCGGTGGTGCCCCTGACCATTCCGCTGCTGACCGGCCCCGGAACGGTCAGCACGGTGATCATCCATTCCGAGCGTGTCGAG
This genomic window from Thauera humireducens contains:
- a CDS encoding DUF2868 domain-containing protein, with product MLPSRSLTPFESRWLAEVVRRHEERHGPLDDRAQCLAARAAAADLETRILHRADAIGVREGWRDAILHWHGRARLVLAVAAVLALVFGFGAAAGVLGDGSRPVNVVWTLGGLLGVNLFSLLLWLVATALPVRGGMSLRGGALGGVWLRVVAVLDRSPVAAAVLQALVGLTARTRIAQWGLGCITHALWALALAGAVAGVLALLATRRYGFVWETTILPGELFVGLTTALGALPSLAGFPVPDPATIVASGDAPMLDEAGRRAWAGWLIGALLAYGLLPRLLLALACGGLWLAALRRLRLDLARPGYARLRAVLMPDSERIGVSDPEPAIMPRPLRHAAHAGASGTAALVALELGSDVAWPPAQLPATLDAGRLDSREQRRAALSRFAADAPGRLLVAIDPRRTPDRGTLGLIAELAEHAADTRVWALGGDTARLALWREGLARLGFAPEALILDAAAAQCWLGGHDASATEEAR
- a CDS encoding CobW family GTP-binding protein; protein product: MSTTPAAEDHRIPVTVLTGFLGAGKTTLLNHLLRQPEMDGCAVLINEFGEVGVDHHLVEKVDETLVVLDSGCICCSVQGDLVRALKSLFMRALRRELKGLKRVLIETTGLADPAPVIHTLMSDPFLGERYRIDGVVTAVDVTHAVDQLATHAEAVRQVAMADRLLLTKCDLADEAGRGALAERLAALNPGARQIEVAQGVVAPHALFECGLYDAAGKHPDVAAWLGEEAARAARQRAVRAAPVWRKAGAQAAVPTHDAGPPRHDAGVRSFVLTFDQPLSWYEFSDGLGLLLQVYGARILRLKGLLNVVGDPLPRVLQCVQHSLYPTTSLPAWPGTPPYDDRRSRLVFIVRDLSEDEVVAILGSFTGQQPLRAD
- a CDS encoding bacteriohemerythrin, whose protein sequence is MTTELFHWTDEFGVGIQEIDEQHKELVDLLNQLHTAIQEHHGSETSRKILDKLADYTRTHFAVEESLMRVSNYPDFEMHKQNHEDLIGQVQALQEKLDNGQAAITFELLHFLKVWLMRHINEADKRFGVHFMAHGGETQWSDHVESAMKKRKWWWKFW
- the adeC gene encoding AdeC/AdeK/OprM family multidrug efflux complex outer membrane factor, whose amino-acid sequence is MTPLSVRVRSLVVALSAATLGACSMIPAYERPAAPVPASFPQAAPAEASAATQQAEAIAWRDYFADARLREVIALALQNNRDLRVAALNIERARAQYGIQRADLFPTITAGGGQSAQRVPGDLNSSGESVVSRQYSANLGFAAYELDFFGRVRSLEEQALQVYLGTEEARRSAQISLVAEVANAWLRLAADRERLALARSTFETRQKSFELTQRSFDAGAVSALDLRQAETLLQTARADAARYAALVAQDENALALVVGAGVSAELLPQGLDAAIASVAVLPAGVPSEVLTRRPDVVQAEYALRAANASIGAARAAFFPSITLTATVGTASASLDGLFESGSRAWSFMPQIRIPIFEAGRLQASLDVAEIQRDITIAQYEKAIQSAFREVADALADRATLAEQLDARRKLVEATQKSFELSEARYKGGVDSYLNLLDAQRSLYAAELELISVRLSDATNRVALYKALGGGWQ
- a CDS encoding efflux RND transporter permease subunit encodes the protein MARFFIDRPIFAWVIAIVVMLAGALSIQQLPVSQYPSIAPPAVVINARYPGASAKAVEDSVTQIIEQKMTGLDGLLYMKSTSDSYGSAAVTLTFSADTDPDIAQVQVQNKMQTALPLLPQAVQQQGVTVAKSAANFLMVVGFVSTDDRLEGDDLSDFLVASIQDPLSRVDGVGEVQVFGAQYAMRIWLDPAKLTNFHLTPGDVRAALLAQNAEVSAGQLGGTPAVPGQGFSATITAQSRLQTVEQFEDVLLRSNTQGGEVRLKDVARVEIGAENYGFSARFNGKPASGIGIRLASGANALETADAVRARLDELRPYFPAGVDYVVPYDTTPFVKISIESVVMTLIEAVVLVFLVMYLFLQNLRATLIPTMAIPVVLLGTFGLMAAFGFSINTLTMFGMVLAIGLLVDDAIVVVENVERVMSEEGLPPKEATRRSMDQITSALVGIGLVLSAVFVPMAFFGGSTGVIYRQFSITIVSAMALSVLVAIVFTPALCATILKPVEKGHEHGEGGLFGRFFHWFNLKFDRSTKGYETAVGGILKRSVRFLAIYVAIVAVLGLLFVRMPTSFLPEEDQGVIFNQIMLPAGATKERTLGVIEKVEQHFLENEKDTVKAVFTVAGFSFGGTGQNMGIAFVNMRHWDERQAPGMDVKSVAARAMGAYQQIREAMVFAFVPPAVIELGTSGGFTVQMQDRSGLGHDALLAARNQFLGMAAQDKRLVGVRPNGQEDTPELKLDIDHAKAGALGVSIADINETLSTAWGGSYINDFLDRGRIKKVYLQGDAPARMTPEDLDKWYVRNKAGDMVPFSAFATSYWAFGSPRLERFNGQPSMEILGQAAPGLSSGEAMQAVEDIMGRMPPGIGYDWSGTSYEERRSGSQAPALYALSLLVVFLCLAALYESWSVPFAVMLVVPLGVLGALLAATGRGMSNDIYFQVGLLATIGLSSKNAILIVEFAKAQMEEGKDLIAATLTAVRMRLRPIIMTSLAFGFGVLPLATATGAGAGSQNAIGTGVLGGTIAATLLGLFFVPLFYVVIKRIFPDKPREGADAVSVPAAQEGR